Proteins from a single region of Gossypium arboreum isolate Shixiya-1 chromosome 1, ASM2569848v2, whole genome shotgun sequence:
- the LOC108481039 gene encoding uncharacterized protein LOC108481039, which produces MEGRGGCCIARYASSGHGVYDMSKVHRIMLRFRPIAPKPATGGSVSPQGGSEVCSKSGRGKRRHFKESNTVSNTKRCNKKRRVLNEEKRVTLPLLPETPDCKEESILKQQKDGVVQKMMPFWLSFGEAGDKKEGFLGGGGVRSADQAVFMGGQTVRVGSCVTVECVTETWVSGDGLGSTDEEKKVNLGRDTCPGFISDGLGRVTWTNGAYKEMVGGETMVWLVMKERMPMMRTYPAFTCKVRVQYTCGKERSSLTLPCDVWRMDGGGFAWRLDINAALCLGR; this is translated from the coding sequence ATGGAAGGCAGAGGAGGGTGTTGCATAGCGAGATATGCATCTTCTGGCCATGGGGTCTATGATATGTCGAAAGTGCACCGGATAATGCTCCGGTTCCGACCGATCGCTCCGAAACCGGCGACGGGTGGATCGGTTTCCCCACAGGGAGGTAGTGAAGTTTGCTCTAAGTCGGGGAGAGGAAAAAGAAGACACTTTAAAGAAAGTAACACTGTGAGTAATACAAAGAGGTGCAACAAGAAAAGAAGGGTTTTGAACGAAGAGAAGAGGGTTACTTTGCCACTTCTCCCTGAAACCCCTGACTGCAAAGAAGAGTCTATTCTGAAGCAGCAAAAGGATGGAGTAGTCCAAAAGATGATGCCGTTTTGGTTAAGCTTCGGTGAAGCTGGTGATAAAAAGGAGGGTTTTCTCGGTGGTGGTGGTGTACGGTCAGCAGATCAGGCGGTGTTTATGGGAGGGCAGACGGTGAGAGTGGGGTCGTGCGTGACGGTGGAATGCGTGACAGAGACATGGGTGAGTGGGGATGGGCTAGGGAGTACAGACGAGGAAAAGAAGGTGAATCTCGGGAGGGACACGTGTCCGGGGTTTATTTCGGATGGGTTGGGGAGGGTAACGTGGACAAATGGGGCGTATAAGGAAATGGTTGGAGGGGAAACGATGGTGTGGTTGGTGATGAAGGAAAGGATGCCGATGATGAGAACGTACCCGGCGTTTACATGCAAGGTAAGGGTGCAATACACGTGCGGGAAGGAGCGGAGTTCCTTGACGCTGCCTTGTGACGTTTGGCGAATGGACGGCGGTGGATTTGCATGGAGGCTCGATATCAACGCTGCTCTTTGCTTGGGGcggtga